The Streptomyces sp. A2-16 sequence CAGCGCCTGGGCGACGCTCTCCAGGCCGACCGACCGGGACGCCTTCACGAGGACGACGTCTCCCGGGCGCAACTCACTGCGCAGCAGGTCGACCGCCGCCTGTGCGTCGGACACGTGCACCGACTCCTCACCCCACGAACCCTCGTTATATGCGCCCAGTTGCAGCCAGGACGCTTCCCTGCCCCCGACCGCGACGAGCTTGCCGACATTGAGCCGGACGGCGAGCCGTCCGACCGCGTCGTGCTCGGCGAGCGCCTCGTCCCCGAGCTCGGCCATCTTGCCGAGCACCGCCCAGGTCCGCCGCCCCTTGCCCATCGCCGCGAGCGCGCGCAGAGCGGCTCGCATGGACTCGGGGTTCGCGTTGTAGGCGTCGTTGACGATGGTCACGCCGTCCGGGCGCTCGGTGACCTCCATACGCCAGCGGGAGAGGGAGCCCGCCTCGGAGAGCGCGGTGGCGATCTCACTTGCGGACATGCCCAGCTCATGGGCGACGGCGGCCGCGGCGAGCGCGTTCGACACGTGGTGCTCACCGTACAGGCGCATGGTCACTTCGCTTGCACCGGAGGGTGTGCGAAGACTGAAGGCGGGCTGTCCGGTGTCCGTGAGTCGCACGTTCTCGGCGCGTACGTCCGCTTCGCCGGACTCTCCGAAAAGGATCACCTTCGCCTTCGTACGGGAGGCCATGGCCCGTACGAGAGGATCGTCGGCGTTGAGAATCGCGGTGCCGCCCTCGCTCTCCGGCGGGAGGGCCTCCACCAGCTCGCCCTTGGCCTGCGCGATCTGCTCGCGGCCGCCGAACTCGCCGATGTGGGCGGTGCCGACGTTCAGGACGAGGCCGATCCTCGGGGGCGTCAGATCCGTGAGGTAGCTGATGTGCCCGATCCCGCGGGCGCCCATCTCCAGGACGAGGAACCGGGTCTCCTCGGTGGCGGTGAGCGCGGTGAGCGGCAGCCCGATCTCGTTGTTGAGCGAGCCCGGTGTGAACACCGTCGGCGCCTTGCGCCGGAGCACCTGGGCGATCAGGTCCTTGGTGCTGGTCTTGCCGGCCGAGCCGGTGAGGGCGACCAGGGTCGCGCCGAGCCGTCGTACGACATGACGCGCGAGGGCGCCGAGAGCCGTCTGGACGTCCTCGACGACGATCGCGGGCACGCCGACGGGGCGCTGGGCCAGCACGGCCACCGCACCCGCCCGGACGGCCTGGTCGGCGTAGTCGTGGCCGTCGACGCGCTCCCCCACGAAGGCGGCGAACAGGCTGCCGTCCTTCACCTGCCGGGAGTCGATGACGACGGGCCCGTGCACCTGCACCGACGGATCCGGTATGTCATGCGTCTGCCCGCCGACGACTGAGGCGATCTCGGCGAGAGAGAGGGCGATCACAAGTTCATCCCTGGGTCTTCTGGATGGCTTCTCGAAGCACCTGGCGGTCGTCGAAGGGACGGACCACCCCGGCGATGTCCTGGCCCTGCTCGTGGCCCTTCCCGGCGACCAGTACGGTGTCGCCCGGCCGCGCGCGGGCGACGGCTGCGGCGATCGCGGCGGCCCGGTCCTCGAAGACCTGGACCTCGCCGCGCTCGTGTGCTGGTACGGACGCCGCGCCCTCGAGCATGGTTGCAAGGATCGCGAGCGGGTCCTCGGAGCGGGGGTTGTCGGAGGTCAGTACGGCGGTGTCGGCGAGGCGGGCCGCGGCCGCGCCCATCGGTCCGCGCTTGGTCCTGTCGCGGTCGCCCCCGCAGCCGAGCACGATGTGCAACCGGCCCTCGGTGACCTTGCGGAGCGCCTTGAGCACCGACTCGACGGCGTCCGTCTTGTGGGCGTAGTCCACCACCGCGAGGTAGGGCTGCCCGACGTCCACGCGCTCCAGGCGGCCCGGTACGCCCGGCACCGCGGCGACGCCCTCTGCGGCGGTCTGCGGGTCGAGGCCGGCCGCGGCCAGGGCGACGATCGCGGCGAGGGAGTTCGCCACGTTGAAGGGGCCCGCGAGCGGGGACCTGGCGGCGATCCGCTCGCCCTTGGGGCCGATCACGGTGAACGTCGAGTCCATGGGCCCGACTTCGACGTCCTCGGCGCGCCAGTCGGCGTCGGGGTGGCCCTCGGCGGAGAAGGTGACGACCGGGACCGTGGCTTCCTTGACGAGCCTGCGGCCGTACTCGTCGTCGAGGTTGACGACGCCGAGACGGCTGCGTTTCGGCGTGAAGAGCTGCGCCTTGGCCTGGAAGTAGTCCTCCATGTCGGAGTGGAACTCCATGTGCTCCGGGCTGAGGTTGGTGAAGACCCCGATGTCGAAGACACAGCCGTCGACCCGGCCGAGGACCAGGGCGTGGCTGGAGACCTCCATGGCGACCGCTTCGACACCGCGCTCGCGCATGACCGCGAACAGGGCCTGGAGGTCGGTGGCCTCGGGCGTGGTGCGCTCGGACTTGATGCGCTCGTCACCGATGCGCATCTCGACGGTGCCGATCAGGCCGGTGGACCTGAGCCCCTTGAGACCGCCCTCGACGAGGTAGGCGGTGGTGGTCTTGCCGGAGGTGCCGGTGATCCCGATCTGGAGCAGGTCGCGGCCGGGGTGGCCGTAGATCGTGGCGGCCAGTGCGCCCATGCGCGCGCGTGGGTCCTCGACGACCAGCACCGGGAGCCCGGTCGCGGCGGCACGCTCGGCGCCCGTCGGGTCGGTCAGCACCGCGACCGCGCCGAGGCCGAGAGCCTGGGTGACGAAGTCGGCACCGTGCAGACGGGCCCCGGGGAGGGCGGCGTACAGGTCGCCCGGGCGGACGGCGCGCGAGTCATGGGTGATGCCCGTGACCTCGACCGTCTCCTGCGCGGGGTCCGGTGCGGCGGCACCCAGCTGATCGGCGAGCTCCGCGAGGGGTGTTGCGGAGACCCGGACCGGCCGGGGCGGTCCCGGATATGTCACGGGTGCGCCCTTCTGGGTGGTTTGGGACTGATCAGCGTGTGGCACGGCGGTGAGCGTACCGGGCGCACCCGCCTCGGAGCGAAGTGAGGGGCGGGGCGCGCCCTGGTTCCCGGAATCGGAGGTGATCGTCGTCACGAGGTGGTTCCTGGTGGCCTTTCCGAGGTGCTGATGACGTGCTGATGAGGTACGGCCGACGTGCCGAGCGGGCCGGCGGGTGCCGGCACCGTGCAGGTCAGGGCGTGTAGGTGACGGGCAGCTTCGCGGCCTTCGCCCCCGTGGGCGGGATCTGCAGGGTCTTCAGGGCGAACTCCATGACCTTCTTGTAGACGGGTCCGCAGATCTGGCCGCCGAAGTAGCTGCCGCTGGTGGCGTTCTGGATGGCGCAGTAGACGGTGATCCGCGGCTTGTCGGCGGGCGCGAAGCCGGCGAACGACGAGGTGTAGCCCTTGTACCTGCCGGTGGCCGGATCCACGCGGTTGGCCGTGCCCGTCTTGCCCGCGACCCGGTAGCCGGGGATGCGGGCCTTGGTGCCGGTGCCCTCCTGGTCGTCCACGACGGACTCCAGCATCTGGGCCAGGGTCTTGGCCGTCTTCGCGCTGACGACCCTTGTCTCCTTGGGCTTGGCGACGGGTGTGAAGCGTCCGTCGGGCCCCTTGGTGCCGCGCACGAGCGTGGGTTCGACGCGGACACCGCCGTTGGCGATCGTCGAGTAGACGGACGCGGCCTGCATCGCGTTGAGGGAGACGCCCTGGCCGAAAGGAATCGTGTACTGCTGTGAGGTCGACCAGTCGGCGGGCTTGGCG is a genomic window containing:
- the murF gene encoding UDP-N-acetylmuramoyl-tripeptide--D-alanyl-D-alanine ligase: MIALSLAEIASVVGGQTHDIPDPSVQVHGPVVIDSRQVKDGSLFAAFVGERVDGHDYADQAVRAGAVAVLAQRPVGVPAIVVEDVQTALGALARHVVRRLGATLVALTGSAGKTSTKDLIAQVLRRKAPTVFTPGSLNNEIGLPLTALTATEETRFLVLEMGARGIGHISYLTDLTPPRIGLVLNVGTAHIGEFGGREQIAQAKGELVEALPPESEGGTAILNADDPLVRAMASRTKAKVILFGESGEADVRAENVRLTDTGQPAFSLRTPSGASEVTMRLYGEHHVSNALAAAAVAHELGMSASEIATALSEAGSLSRWRMEVTERPDGVTIVNDAYNANPESMRAALRALAAMGKGRRTWAVLGKMAELGDEALAEHDAVGRLAVRLNVGKLVAVGGREASWLQLGAYNEGSWGEESVHVSDAQAAVDLLRSELRPGDVVLVKASRSVGLESVAQALLDAEGEVAAR
- a CDS encoding UDP-N-acetylmuramoyl-L-alanyl-D-glutamate--2,6-diaminopimelate ligase, with protein sequence MTYPGPPRPVRVSATPLAELADQLGAAAPDPAQETVEVTGITHDSRAVRPGDLYAALPGARLHGADFVTQALGLGAVAVLTDPTGAERAAATGLPVLVVEDPRARMGALAATIYGHPGRDLLQIGITGTSGKTTTAYLVEGGLKGLRSTGLIGTVEMRIGDERIKSERTTPEATDLQALFAVMRERGVEAVAMEVSSHALVLGRVDGCVFDIGVFTNLSPEHMEFHSDMEDYFQAKAQLFTPKRSRLGVVNLDDEYGRRLVKEATVPVVTFSAEGHPDADWRAEDVEVGPMDSTFTVIGPKGERIAARSPLAGPFNVANSLAAIVALAAAGLDPQTAAEGVAAVPGVPGRLERVDVGQPYLAVVDYAHKTDAVESVLKALRKVTEGRLHIVLGCGGDRDRTKRGPMGAAAARLADTAVLTSDNPRSEDPLAILATMLEGAASVPAHERGEVQVFEDRAAAIAAAVARARPGDTVLVAGKGHEQGQDIAGVVRPFDDRQVLREAIQKTQG